From one bacterium Scap17 genomic stretch:
- a CDS encoding glycosyl transferase codes for MSDFYQNGIITNFHNLTDRPVEDLEADLMRFSRKRPMSLILPSLYSELEGPALKHIVEELAKVPYLSEIVIGLDRADRDQFEHAKEFFSHLPQHHRILWNDGPRLRALDEELTEHGLAPMEAGKGRNVWYCSGYVQSSGIAEAVALHDCDIVTYDRGLLARLIYPVAHPQFNYEFCKGYYSRIAQGKLNGRVARLMVTPLIRALKKVYGPLPYLDYLDSYRYPLSGEFSMRTDVLADIRIPSDWGLEIGVLSEVHRNYSTKRLCQVDIADAYDHKHQPLSEEDALGGLNRMSLDIAKAMYRKLATLGVEIHGETFRTIKATYYRIALDLIETYYNDAVMNGLTVDRHSEEAAVELFAANIMDAGSAFLDNPRDKPFIPSWNRVQSAVPDLLERMHEAVELDNQ; via the coding sequence ATGAGCGATTTTTACCAGAATGGCATCATCACCAACTTCCATAACCTGACCGATCGTCCGGTGGAAGATCTCGAAGCGGACCTGATGCGCTTCTCCCGCAAGCGGCCGATGAGCCTGATTCTGCCGTCGCTGTATTCCGAGCTGGAAGGCCCCGCGCTCAAGCATATCGTCGAGGAGCTGGCCAAGGTGCCCTACCTCAGCGAGATCGTGATCGGGCTGGACCGCGCCGACCGTGACCAGTTCGAGCATGCCAAGGAGTTCTTCTCGCACCTGCCGCAGCATCACCGCATCCTGTGGAATGATGGTCCGCGCCTGCGTGCGCTGGACGAGGAGCTGACCGAGCATGGTCTGGCGCCGATGGAGGCCGGCAAGGGGCGCAATGTCTGGTACTGCTCCGGTTACGTACAGTCCTCGGGCATCGCCGAAGCGGTGGCACTGCATGACTGTGACATCGTCACCTATGACCGTGGCCTGCTGGCGCGGCTGATCTATCCGGTGGCGCATCCGCAGTTCAACTACGAGTTCTGCAAGGGCTACTACTCGCGAATTGCCCAGGGCAAGCTCAACGGTCGCGTGGCGCGTCTGATGGTCACGCCGCTGATCCGTGCGCTCAAGAAGGTCTATGGCCCGCTGCCGTACTTGGATTACCTCGACAGCTATCGCTACCCGCTGTCCGGCGAGTTCTCGATGCGTACCGACGTGCTGGCGGATATCCGCATTCCCAGTGACTGGGGGCTGGAGATCGGTGTGCTCTCGGAAGTGCATCGCAACTATTCCACCAAGCGTCTGTGTCAGGTGGATATCGCCGATGCCTATGATCACAAGCACCAGCCGCTGTCCGAGGAGGACGCACTGGGCGGGCTCAACCGCATGAGCCTGGATATCGCCAAGGCCATGTATCGCAAGCTGGCCACGCTGGGCGTCGAGATCCACGGCGAGACCTTCCGCACCATCAAGGCCACCTACTACCGCATCGCGCTGGATCTGATCGAGACCTACTACAACGATGCCGTCATGAATGGTCTGACGGTCGACCGCCACAGTGAGGAAGCGGCGGTGGAGCTGTTTGCCGCCAACATCATGGATGCCGGCAGCGCCTTCCTCGACAATCCGCGCGACAAGCCCTTCATCCCGAGCTGGAACCGGGTGCAGTCAGCCGTGCCGGACCTGCTCGAGCGCATGCATGAAGCGGTGGAGCTGGACAACCAGTAA